In Lachancea thermotolerans CBS 6340 chromosome H complete sequence, a single genomic region encodes these proteins:
- the COP1 gene encoding coatomer subunit alpha (highly similar to uniprot|P53622 Saccharomyces cerevisiae YDL145C COP1 Alpha subunit of COPI vesicle coatomer complex which surrounds transport vesicles in the early secretory pathway) yields the protein MKMLTKFESKSTRAKGLAFHPSRPWVLVALFSSSIQLWDYRMGTLLHKFEDHEGPVRGIDFHPTQPLFVSAGDDYTIKVWSLDTKKCLFTLNGHLDYVRTVFFHRELPWIISASDDQTIRIWNWQNRKEIACLTGHNHFVMCADFHPTEDLVVSASLDETVRVWDISGLRKRHSAPSTYTLEDQIAAQQNLLDGGFGDCVVKFILEGHARGVNWASFHPTLPLIVSGGDDRQVKLWRMSSTKAWEVDTCRGHTNNVDSVIFHPHQNLIISVGEDKTIRVWDLDKRTPVKQFKRENDRFWLVRAHPNINLFGAAHDSGIMVFKLDRERPCSAINQNQLIFVNKEKQVQTFDYNKKVVSLPYVSLKNIGHAWNAFRSLSYNPSQHSVLVNCSDNQGSKFALCPLPKQATGAIEPTGVLEDSGSFATFVARNRFVVYNSSTSSLEVRGLDNKITKSIKIDGDNTVKDIVYGGPGSVLLLQAKSVTLFDVQQARKLAEVPSKNVKYVSWSLDNQFIALMSKHTITIVTKNLEVVTSMHETIRIKSAAWDETGVLIYSTLNHIKYTLLNGDNGIIKTLENTLYINKVHGKFVYALNREGEVEVVTIDPTEYRFKKALVNKNFPEVLRIIKNSNLVGQNIISYLQKSGFPDIALQFVQEPQTRFDLALEYGDLNIALEEANKLNSSIVWEQLGKAALQQGNIEMVELVYQTQKLFDKLSFLYLITGDLSKLSRMESIAERRGDISSLILNTFYSDSAEKRGSVFAQSGALPLAYAIAKANNDDDAVAQILEKAGVDESDVKLPKNLTSSRLCKSPVVSEAITQWPLESPGASFFEKALSGQVEGLSLEEGADEEELERDAGIVAPEPNDFSDEEEVLEDDGGWDIGEEDLGLEEDAQEAFLADKGTAKIVDENEVTQWTKNCKLPYVLIASGAFEAAAQALNKQAGVANFEPLRPRFLEIYESCRTYMAATPAELPSITGVIRAVAEEEERGKLLPFVAGIDVVTSKMNEGFSLFKANKLEAAIEIFRDVVYIVTLFATDNEEDESTARKALAKAREYILGITIELARRALPADQVKRNLELASYFTTTKLLPPHRSTAFQVAMSQSFKHKNFIQASYFASEFLKIVTTGPRADQAQKVKDRADLMAHDAIEVDFDPHAEFAICASTLTPIYSGTPTLSDSLTGAKYHASEKGKLDAIALISKIGTPASGLRILI from the coding sequence atgaagatgctgaCGAAATTCGAGTCCAAGTCTACGAGGGCAAAAGGCCTGGCGTTCCACCCCTCTAGGCCATGGGTGCTAGTTGCGCTGTTTTCGTCTTCGATTCAGCTATGGGACTACAGAATGGGAACGCTCTTACACAAGTTCGAGGACCACGAGGGCCCCGTGCGGGGCATAGACTTCCACCCTACGCAGCCTCTGTTCGTGTCCGCAGGTGACGACTACACCATTAAGGTCTGGTCTCTGGACACTAAGAAGTGCCTGTTCACATTGAACGGACATCTGGATTACGTGCGCACGGTTTTCTTTCACCGTGAACTACCCTGGATTATTTCTGCCTCGGATGACCAGACCATTCGCATCTGGAACTGGCAAAATCGTAAGGAGATCGCATGCCTGACAGGCCACAACCATTTTGTGATGTGTGCTGATTTCCATCCAACCGAGGACCTGGTGGTTTCTGCGTCGCTCGACGAGACCGTTCGTGTGTGGGATATTTCGGGCTTGCGCAAGCGCCACTCGGCCCCTAGTACTTATACTCTCGAGGACCAGATCGCGGCTCAGCAGAACCTGCTGGATGGCGGGTTTGGCGACTGTGTTGTGAAATTTATCCTTGAGGGCCACGCCAGAGGTGTCAACTGGGCCAGTTTTCACCCTACCCTACCCCTAATTGTTTCTGGTGGTGACGATCGTCAAGTAAAGCTGTGGAGGATGAGCTCCACCAAAGCTTGGGAAGTGGATACCTGCAGAGGCCATACCAACAATGTCGACAGTGTGATATTCCACCCACATCAAAACCTGATCATTTCGGTTGGAGAAGATAAAACCATCCGTGTGTGGGACCTCGACAAGAGAACTCCCGTAAAGCAGTTCAAGAGAGAAAACGACCGCTTCTGGCTAGTAAGAGCGCATCCAAATATCAATCTCTTTGGTGCCGCTCATGATTCCGGTATTATGGTATTCAAGTTAGACCGTGAAAGACCTTGCAGCGCAATCAACCAAAACCAGCTTATTTTTGtcaacaaagagaagcaagtccaaacttttgactacaacaaaaaagtgGTGTCGCTTCCTTATGTGTCGCTTAAGAACATAGGGCATGCGTGGAATGCTTTTAGGAGCTTATCCTACAATCCATCCCAGCATTCGGTGTTGGTGAACTGCTCCGATAACCAAGGTAGCAAGTTTGCGTTGTGTCCATTACCAAAACAGGCAACTGGCGCCATTGAACCTACTGGGGTACTCGAGGACTCTGGCTCCTTTGCCACTTTTGTGGCACGGAATAGATTTGTGGTCTACAACAGTTCAACGTCTTCGCTTGAAGTACGTGGCTTAGACAACAAAATCACAAAGTCCATAAAAATTGATGGGGATAATACCGTCAAGGATATCGTATATGGGGGACCCGGATCGGTGTTATTGTTGCAAGCTAAATCTGTGACATTGTTCGATGTTCAGCAAGCCAGGAAGCTAGCTGAAGTTCCCTCCAAAAATGTGAAGTATGTTAGCTGGTCTTTGGATAACCAGTTCATCGCACTGATGAGTAAACACACAATCACGATTGTAACCAAAAACCTGGAAGTCGTGACTTCCATGCACGAAACTATTAGAATAAAGAGTGCAGCCTGGGACGAGACTGGTGTATTGATATATTCCACATTGAATCACATAAAGTACACCTTATTGAATGGAGACAACGGTATCATCAAGACACTGGAGAACACTTTGTacatcaacaaagtccATGGTAAATTTGTTTATGCTCTCAACCGTGAAGGCGAAGTGGAGGTGGTTACCATTGATCCAACTGAATACCGCTTCAAGAAGGCTTTGGTGAACAAAAACTTCCCAGAAGTTTTACGTATAATCAAGAACTCGAACCTTGTTGGCCAAAACATTATCTCATATCTGCAAAAATCCGGCTTCCCTGACATTGCTTTGCAGTTTGTGCAAGAGCCACAAACTAGATTCGACCTTGCCCTAGAATATGGCGATCTTAATATTGCATTGGAAGAGGCCAACAAACTTAACAGCAGTATTGTCTGGGAGCAGCTAGGTAAAGCAGCCTTGCAACAGGGAAATATTGAGATGGTCGAACTGGTGTACCAGACgcaaaagcttttcgacAAGTTATCGTTCCTTTACCTGATTACTGGTGACCTCTCGAAGTTGTCGAGGATGGAATCCATTGCTGAGCGTAGAGGAGATATCTCGAGCTTAATCCTGAATACCTTTTACAGTGATTCCGCTGAAAAGAGAGGGTCAGTTTTTGCTCAATCAGGTGCTCTACCGCTAGCCTACGCGATTGCCAAAGCTAACAACGATGATGATGCTGTAGCTCAAATACTCGAGAAGGCTGGCGTCGATGAAAGCGATGTTAAATtgccaaagaacttgactTCATCTAGACTTTGCAAAAGCCCCGTTGTGTCTGAGGCTATCACTCAATGGCCGCTAGAAAGCCCCGGTGCCTCGTTTTTCGAAAAGGCACTATCGGGTCAAGTTGAAGGCCtgagcttggaagaaggtgcagatgaagaagaactaGAGAGAGACGCGGGTATAGTCGCTCCAGAGCCAAATGACTTTTcagacgaggaagaggttCTGGAAGACGACGGCGGCTGGGACATCGGCGAGGAGGACCTTGGATTAGAGGAGGAcgctcaagaagcttttttggCTGACAAAGGTACCGCAAAGATcgttgacgaaaacgaaGTTACCCAATGGACCAAAAATTGCAAGCTGCCATACGTTCTGATCGCGTCTGgcgcttttgaagcagctgctcaAGCACTGAACAAGCAGGCAGGTGTGGCGAACTTTGAGCCTTTGAGACCACGTTTCCTGGAAATTTACGAAAGCTGCAGGACTTACATGGCAGCAACGCCTGCTGAATTGCCAAGTATAACGGGCGTTATTCGTGCAGTTGccgaagaggaagagcgCGGAAAGCTTCTGCCATTCGTTGCTGGCATCGATGTGGTAACCAGTAAAATGAATGAGGGGTTTTcgctcttcaaagcaaaCAAGCTTGAGGCTGCAATCGAGATTTTCCGTGATGTTGTCTACATTGTAACTTTGTTTGCTACCGACAACGAAGAGGATGAGAGCACAGCCCGCAAGGCGCTCGCAAAAGCTCGTGAATACATTTTGGGAATCACCATTGAGTTAGCCAGGCGCGCTCTGCCTGCTGACCAGGTGAAACGCAACTTGGAATTGGCTTCTTACTTCACTACAACTaaacttcttcctcctcaCAGAAGCACGGCTTTCCAGGTAGCGATGTCGCAGTCCTTCAAACACAAAAACTTTATCCAGGCGTCTTATTTTGCTAGTGAGTTCCTCAAGATAGTGACAACAGGTCCTCGTGCCGATCAGGCACAGAAGGTCAAAGACCGCGCTGATCTGATGGCACATGATGCTATTGAGGTTGACTTTGACCCTCACGCCGAATTTGCCATCTGTGCATCTACGCTCACCCCGATCTACAGTGGTACTCCAACCCTGTCAGATTCTCTTACCGGGGCCAAATATCACGCTTCAGAGAAGGGTAAACTTGACGCTATTGCATTGATTTCTAAGATCGGAACCCCCGCGTCTGGTCTACGG
- the CRR1 gene encoding putative glycosylase (similar to uniprot|Q05790 Saccharomyces cerevisiae YLR213C CRR1 Putative glycoside hydrolase of the spore wall envelope; required for normal spore wall assembly, possibly for cross-linking between the glucan and chitosan layers) yields the protein MVALALAASLLIGAEFVQCFVETYKSDPAIACSNDNHCPKEWPCCSQYGQCGDGPLCVGGCDPRSSFDAHSCAAIPALVPSASSGIQVLGGSTGGAGDREDQFLPALDTQFGIYSARHGPKPDAERIQKALESAKMLHYSEFKVEPELSSADYTYSGFLDFDAGPQPALMLTMPPETTGSLLSSARSFLYGRVAVTMKAAPGQGVVSAMVLMSAVKDEVDFEILGGDPEFAQSNYYYQGELVHTRMTKARIQPDSCSEFHTYEFDWNENRIHWLIDGAIVRTLRREDTYDPVLKIHKYPQTPMRLEVAIWPGGVPSNNPGTIMWAGGLIDWVNAAAIVNGGRFQLAVKQVTITPYANAFTQVKPAKLQARSEDSVFFYFYDPDCSNFDEACVRAAPQQKEDRVQEAASAPLDSSISVQPSSTPVSSSSVPTPASSRTSAHSSYKPSVFTITRHENIGPAMSRQNLLYKLRSWLLS from the coding sequence ATGGTAGCTCTTGCTCTCGCCGCTTCTCTCCTCATAGGCGCTGAATTCGTGCAGTGCTTTGTTGAAACATACAAGTCCGACCCTGCTATTGCCTGCTCCAATGACAACCACTGCCCCAAAGAGTGGCCATGCTGCTCGCAATATGGCCAGTGCGGCGACGGGCCTCTTTGCGTAGGCGGATGCGATCCCCGGTCTTCCTTTGACGCACACAGCTGTGCCGCGATACCGGCATTAGTGCCGTCTGCAAGCAGCGGAATCCAGGTCCTGGGGGGAAGCACTGGAGGGGCCGGGGACAGAGAAGACCAATTTTTGCCTGCGCTTGACACCCAATTCGGGATTTACAGTGCTCGGCACGGACCGAAGCCGGACGCGGAGCGTATTCAGAAGGCTCTTGAGAGTGCCAAAATGCTACACTATTCTGAGTTCAAAGTTGAGCCAGAGCTCAGCAGCGCGGATTATACGTACAGTGGgtttttggattttgacGCCGGTCCACAACCCGCGCTGATGCTGACAATGCCTCCCGAGACAACCGGAAGCCTCCTTTCGTCTGCAAGATCGTTTTTATATGGAAGGGTTGCAGTGACAATGAAAGCGGCCCCAGGACAAGGCGTCGTTTCCGCCATGGTTTTGATGTCTGCGGTCAAGGACGAGGTTGACTTTGAAATTCTGGGTGGGGACCCTGAGTTCGCCCAGTCTAACTACTACTACCAGGGCGAGCTGGTTCATACACGCATGACCAAAGCTAGAATACAGCCTGACAGCTGCAGCGAGTTCCACACTTATGAGTTCGACTGGAATGAGAACCGAATCCATTGGCTCATTGACGGAGCCATCGTTAGGACCCTGCGTCGCGAAGACACGTACGATCCCGTCCTGAAAATCCACAAGTACCCACAAACCCCAATGCGCCTAGAGGTGGCCATATGGCCTGGCGGAGTTCCCAGCAACAATCCAGGTACAATCATGTGGGCAGGAGGGCTCATCGACTGGGTCAACGCCGCAGCAATTGTGAACGGCGGGCGGTTCCAACTGGCCGTTAAGCAGGTCACAATCACGCCTTATGCAAACGCGTTCACCCAGGTCAAGCCTGCCAAACTGCAAGCACGCTCAGAAGATAGCGTGTTTTTTTACTTCTACGATCCTGACTGCTCGAATTTCGATGAAGCGTGCGTGCGGGCCGCTCCTCAGCAGAAGGAAGACCGTGTTCAAGAGGCTGCAAGTGCGCCGCTTGACTCGTCAATCTCGGTGCAACCGTCATCGACGCCGGTGTCTTCAAGTTCGGTTCCGACGCCTGCATCATCACGGACTTCTGCCCACAGTAGCTACAAACCTTCCGTGTTTACGATAACCCGGCATGAGAATATTGGGCCAGCAATGAGCAGACAAAACTTGCTCTACAAGTTGCGGTCGTGGCTGTTGTCATGA
- the FRE1 gene encoding ferric/cupric-chelate reductase (similar to uniprot|P32791 Saccharomyces cerevisiae YLR214W FRE1 Ferric reductase and cupric reductase reduces siderophore-bound iron and oxidized copper prior to uptake by transporters expression induced by low copper and iron levels) yields the protein MRVQNLRLLALAVFSFAVTCVRGLELIDSSLASACIYYEKTFDWGCHSHGNGAAAYRCRCGNVNWLGTITNCIANNTKSLRLRNHGFRHVARRCYEKGDFNYTLADMQRFYANGTGYLRDPTTADLSSPVFTTLRVNQTEFDWYYKKMKDLTFSVQRSQWFGWGLVFFWATIIAVTTLFNFNEKFVGLKLTDNWLARSLMIPSLFENMTQRYPRLRAISPGPHPNRLQALVVTAFVIQTIITVGVGYEMKLPHPYLTTRWFMNLDLVSYRVDLMALSLFPVIYFFGIRNNPFIPLTGMSYTTFSYFHKWCAYVCVVLAFIHSIIWTVYARHDGGYKMWAMDSYWQYGIAAMTLMALLVFHSFKLLRDKIYEVFLFFHQMMNIFFIVCMYYHLNKLGWLGWVWSMAGILCFDRAARIVRIILSGGLQKSTLTDCGSGVIKLTVMNPRFLTYRPGSYAFIYFMSPQDPWYYPWQSHPFTVLSTAKGKGIHGNEMAVYFKAQKGVTGHMLYKLLRSGEESINIRVMVEGPYGDTLPQIAKVNRRIVGVAAGLGVTAVYAQILHLLEAQVPEMGCKLYWAVNDLSHVSWFEEELKWLLSQKCQITILCTSPKELEETGSSFNTDNKLLEILDVRSLFARPDLRALVSEEVKEASDQSKDLTFISCGPSTFNIDFRASVSNTLRQKQSIDVALKEESFVW from the coding sequence ATGAGAGTGCAAAACCTGCGATTGTTGGCGCTGGCAGTGTTCAGCTTCGCTGTTACGTGCGTGCGAGGCCTGGAACTCATCGACTCGTCTCTAGCATCTGCATGCATCTACTACGAAAAGACATTTGACTGGGGATGTCACTCCCACGGGAACGGCGCTGCGGCATACCGTTGTCGGTGCGGCAACGTGAACTGGCTCGGCACCATCACCAATTGTATCGCAAACAACACCAAGAGCCTGCGGCTCAGGAACCACGGGTTCCGGCACGTTGCGCGGAGGTGCTACGAGAAAGGGGATTTCAACTACACTCTGGCGGACATGCAGCGCTTCTACGCTAACGGCACAGGGTACCTCAGAGACCCCACCACAGCGGACCTGTCTAGCCCGGTTTTCACCACGCTTCGCGTGAACCAGACGGAGTTCGACTGGTACtacaagaagatgaaagacCTGACGTTCTCTGTGCAGCGCAGTCAGTGGTTCGGGTGGGGCCTGGTGTTTTTCTGGGCGACCATCATTGCCGTTACCACGTTGTTCAATTTCAACGAAAAGTTTGTGGGGCTGAAGCTCACCGACAACTGGTTGGCTAGGTCGCTCATGATCCCCtctctctttgaaaacatgaCACAGAGATACCCCCGCCTGAGAGCCATCTCCCCGGGGCCGCACCCAAACCGCCTGCAGGCCTTGGTCGTGACCGCCTTTGTGATCCAAACCATAATAACGGTGGGCGTGGGCTACGAAATGAAACTGCCTCATCCATACTTGACGACCAGGTGGTTCATGAACTTGGACCTGGTTAGTTATCGGGTGGACCTGATGGCTCTTTCGCTTTTCCCCGTAATCTACTTCTTCGGTATCCGCAACAACCCCTTCATTCCGCTGACTGGTATGTCATATACCACATTTTCTTACTTCCACAAGTGGTGTGCCTATGTTTGCGTGGTTCTCGCATTTATTCACTCTATTATATGGACAGTTTATGCTAGACACGACGGTGGTTATAAGATGTGGGCAATGGACTCTTACTGGCAGTATGGCATAGCCGCGATGACTTTGATGGCCCTTCTGGTCTTCcacagcttcaagctgctaAGAGACAAAATCTATGAGGTGTTCCTGTTTTTCCACCAAATGATGAATATCTTTTTCATTGTGTGCATGTACTACCACCTTAACAAGTTGGGCTGGCTCGGATGGGTTTGGTCCATGGCTGGTATCCTGTGTTTCGACCGAGCAGCCAGAATCGTCCGCATTATTTTAAGCGGTGGATTGCAGAAGTCTACTCTCACTGACTGTGGGAGCGGAGTTATTAAATTGACAGTAATGAACCCCAGATTCCTAACCTATAGACCCGGCTCTTATGCATTCATCTATTTCATGAGCCCACAGGATCCTTGGTACTATCCATGGCAATCGCACCCTTTCACGGTGTTGAGTACTGCAAAAGGAAAGGGCATACACGGAAACGAGATGGCAGTGtacttcaaagctcagAAAGGTGTTACCGGGCACATGCTCTATAAGCTTCTCAGAAGTGGCGAGGAATCCATAAACATAAGAGTCATGGTTGAGGGCCCTTACGGTGACACCTTGCCTCAGATCGCCAAAGTGAATAGGAGAATTGTTGGTGTCGCTGCTGGGTTGGGTGTGACAGCCGTTTACGCTCAAATTCTCCACCTGTTAGAAGCACAGGTACCCGAAATGGGCTGCAAGTTGTATTGGGCTGTTAATGACCTAAGCCATGTTTCGTGGTTTGAGGAAGAATTGAAATGGCTTCTTTCCCAGAAGTGTCAAATCACCATTTTGTGCACTTCACCAAAAGAACTCGAAGAGACAGGTTCCTCATTTAACACAGACAATAAGCTATTAGAAATTCTGGATGTGCGCAGCTTATTTGCTAGGCCTGATTTGAGAGCTTTGGTTTCAGAAGAGGTCaaagaagcttcagatCAATCTAAAGATCTAACTTTCATCAGCTGTGGTCCTTCTACATTCAACATAGATTTCAGAGCATCGGTATCGAACACGCTTCGCCAAAAGCAGAGCATCGATGttgctctcaaagaagaaagcttcgTCTGGTGA
- the CDC123 gene encoding cell proliferation protein CDC123 (similar to uniprot|Q05791 Saccharomyces cerevisiae YLR215C CDC123), which translates to MTNEYVELSEIKVSVQQVKNCAFSQWYSKFAGHTPQAKVIKPVPGGFLEYLEQDGIKLPNDSQFGKSSYYAEIGNNEDNEYSDWEASSDEEHPQGQDVVQLFPELHKELKDIFREMGSLTPKLTWSSPKDATWILANNTLKCTEVNDMYLLLKASNYITHDLDRALAECFDKNSALEQDGPLQHELVLRKWFDLNPALEFRVFVKDSAIIGVSQRDLNYYDYLELLTETFKDLLDEFVEDIVLPRFPDSSFVCDVYIPRPFEKVWLIDFNPFARKTDSLLFSWNELATIDPYKLESDYELRLVQENNVARFASKEHSENQVPKEVADAITNPKAIQELAEKWGELLNMQKAGDSSDDEPGEQNNSL; encoded by the coding sequence ATGACGAATGAATATGTGGAATTAAGCGAGATAAAGGTGTCAGTACAACAGGTGAAGAACTGTGCGTTCTCCCAGTGGTATTCGAAGTTTGCAGGTCATACGCCGCAAGCCAAAGTGATCAAGCCTGTGCCAGGTGGGTTTTTGGAATACTTGGAGCAAGATGGAATAAAGCTGCCCAATGATAGCCAGTTTGGAAAGTCTTCGTACTATGCGGAAATTGGAAACAATGAGGATAATGAGTACAGCGACTGGGAAGCCAGTAGCGATGAGGAGCATCCGCAGGGCCAGGACGTGGTGCAGCTGTTTCCAGAATTGCATAAGGAGTTGAAGGACATTTTTAGAGAAATGGGATCTTTGACTCCCAAGTTGACATGGTCCAGTCCCAAAGACGCAACTTGGATCCTTGCCAATAATACTTTGAAATGCACAGAGGTTAACGACATGTATCTGTTACTCAAGGCTTCCAATTATATCACGCATGACTTGGACCGAGCGCTTGCTGAATGCTTCGACAAAAACAGTGCTCTCGAACAAGATGGGCCTTTACAGCACGAGTTGGTGCTCCGCAAGTGGTTCGACCTCAATCCTGCCTTGGAGTTCCGCGTGTTTGTCAAGGACAGCGCTATAATAGGCGTGTCCCAGCGAGACCTGAACTATTACGACTACTTAGAACTGCTCACCGAGACTTTCAAGGACCTCTTAGATGAGTTCGTTGAGGACATTGTGCTTCCGCGGTTCCCCGACTCTTCGTTCGTATGCGACGTCTATATTCCCCGGCCTTTCGAGAAGGTGTGGCTAATAGATTTCAATCCTTTTGCTCGGAAGACTGACTCGCTCCTTTTCTCGTGGAATGAGCTTGCAACAATTGACCCGTACAAGCTTGAGAGCGATTATGAGTTGCGCTTGGTCCAGGAGAACAATGTTGCTAGATTTGCCAGCAAAGAGCACTCGGAGAACCAAGTTCCAAAAGAGGTTGCAGACGCCATAACAAATCCTAAAGCGATCCAGGAGCTGGCTGAGAAATGGGGGGAACTGCTGAATATGCAAAAGGCCGGAGACTCTAGTGATGACGAACCTGGTGAACAAAATAACTCGTTATGA
- the CCT4 gene encoding chaperonin-containing T-complex subunit CCT4 (highly similar to uniprot|P39078 Saccharomyces cerevisiae YDL143W CCT4 Subunit of the cytosolic chaperonin Cct ring complex related to Tcp1p required for the assembly of actin and tubulins in vivo) has protein sequence MTGKASTNSTFKNREKPQEVRKANIIAARAVADAIRTSLGPKGMDKMIKTSRGEVIISNDGHTILKQMAILHPVAKMLVEVSAAQDTEAGDGTTSVVILTGALLGAAEKLLNKGVHPTIIAESFQRAAKRSVEILLDMSQKISLSDKQALTRAAATSLSSKIVSQHSSFLAPLAVDCVLSIIDENATNVDLNDIRLIKKVGGTIDDTEMVDGVVLTQNVVKTAGGPTRIEKAKIGLIQFQISPPKPDTENNIVVNDYRQMDKILKEERAYLLNICKKIKKAKCNVLLIQKSILRDAVNDLALHFLSKLGIMVIKDVEREEIEFLSKSLNCKPISDPEFFTEDRLGAADLIEEVDSDGSKIVKITGVKSNVARPTVSVIVRGANNVILDETERSLHDALCVIRCLVKERALIAGGGAPEIEASRTLMKEARTLQGVEAFVWQEFAAALEVIPTTLAENAGLYSIRVVTDLRTLHENGEKNAGISIRRSATTNTFDEHVLQPVLVSTSAITLASECVKSILRIDDITFSR, from the coding sequence ATGACTGgtaaagcttcaacaaattcCACGTTCAAGAATCGGGAAAAACCGCAGGAAGTGCGCAAAGCTAACATCAtcgcggcgcgcgcggtGGCAGATGCGATCCGTACATCTTTGGGGCCTAAAGGTATGGATAAGATGATCAAGACCTCTAGAGGTGAGGTCATTATCTCAAATGATGGGCACACAATTCTCAAACAGATGGCCATTCTGCATCCTGTGGCAAAAATGCTTGTGGAAGTGTCCGCGGCGCAAGATACGGAGGCCGGCGATGGAACAACATCCGTGGTTATCCTAACCGGTGCTCTCCTTGGTGCTGCAGAGAAACTCTTGAACAAGGGTGTGCATCCAACCATTATCGCTGAATCGTTCCAGAGAGCCGCCAAACGTTCCGTTGAAATTTTGCTGGATATGTCCCAAAAAATCTCTCTCAGCGACAAGCAAGCCCTAACACGCGCTGCAGCAACATCTTTGAGCTCCAAGATTGTCTCTCAAcactcttctttcttggcgcCCTTGGCAGTGGACTGTGTGCTAAGTATCATCGATGAAAACGCTACAAATGTGGACTTAAATGATATTCGcttgatcaagaaggttggTGGAACTATTGACGACACTGAGATGGTGGATGGCGTAGTTCTCACACAGAATGTGGTGAAGACTGCTGGTGGCCCTACCAGGATcgaaaaagccaaaataGGTTTAATTCAGTTCCAAATTTCACCTCCAAAACCAGACACAGAAAACAACATTGTGGTGAACGATTACAGACAGATGGATAAGATACTAAAAGAGGAGCGCGCCTACCTGCTGAACATAtgcaagaagatcaagaaggcaAAGTGCAACGTGCTGCTAATCCAGAAGTCCATTCTCAGAGATGCAGTTAATGACCTTGCCCTACACTTCTTGTCGAAGCTAGGAATAATGGTGATAAAGGATgtggaaagagaagagattGAGTTTTTGTCTAAGAGTCTCAACTGTAAGCCAATTTCTGACCCAGAGTTTTTCACTGAAGATCGTCTAGGTGCTGCCGATCTCATCGAGGAGGTCGACAGTGACGGTTCCAAAATTGTCAAAATTACGGGCGTTAAATCGAACGTTGCGCGGCCAACTGTTTCTGTTATTGTCCGCGGTGCGAACAACGTTATTCTGGATGAAACAGAGAGGTCTCTGCATGATGCCCTTTGCGTTATCCGTTGTTTAGTCAAGGAAAGAGCCCTCATTGCAGGTGGCGGTGCTCCTGAAATCGAAGCATCTCGTACCTTGATGAAGGAAGCTAGAACGCTGCAAGGTGTGGAGGCTTTCGTTTGGCAAGAGTTTGCCGCAGCTTTGGAGGTCATACCAACTACATTGGCCGAAAACGCTGGTCTTTATAGCATAAGGGTAGTCACAGATCTACGCACCCTGCATGAGAATGGAGAAAAGAATGCGGGTATTTCCATAAGAAGGTCAGCTACTACAAACACCTTTGATGAGCATGTGTTGCAGCCTGTTTTGGTTAGTACAAGTGCCATCACTTTAGCATCGGAGTGCGTGAAATCCATTTTAAGAATTGATGATATCACCTTCAGCCGGTGA